In a genomic window of Nostoc sp. UHCC 0870:
- a CDS encoding eIF2A-related protein: MSPVLRFSKFIETVLLKKVSENIVIFIDEIDSVLSLAFNLDDFFAVIRDCYNRRADHPEYHRITFALIGVSTPSDLIQDKGRTPFNIGKAIDLTGFELDEAEPLAQGLAALGNPQELMAAVLAWTGGQPFLTQKVCNLLVGDWGLGIGEDDEGVEDVKQSKIQNLKSKIAGLVEGVVRNRIIENWEGQDEPEHLKTIRDRIMRSGEQRTGRLLGLCQQIVQQGEIVADDSYDQMTLRLTGLVVRRDGKLRIYNRIYAEVFQEEWCNNLLAKLRPYSVAFNAWVAADYQDESRLLRGQALQEALAWRIGKGLTDVDDRFLDASQELARKEFERDLELAKKEQAILAAANKTARQRVQIASVLLCVSVVATVGLGVLAGRSNQQLATARSERDKIDSEKQQKEQELTTAQQRIVNANQKVTDAEKKVRDAEANLKKQQLTAKQRLDATNRQLAQAQDKEKQARGQVDKAQNDLREAKAQQQQALVGLKTAEAQQKLAQDDLKKTEAGRQVALTGTRLERSGVANINRFEFNQIGALLAAMRDGRELKSLIDKQGIKKLKDYPAASPVLALQTILDRVRGMTVMAGHESIVNTASFSPDGQRILTASYDKTARLWDLQGREIAKFQGHEGLVNTASFSPDGQRILTASDDNTARLWDLQGREIAKFQGHESDVNTASFSPDGQRILTASYDKTARLWDLQGREIAKFQGHEGVVITASFSPDGQRILTASDDKTARLWDLQGREIAKFQGHEGVVITASFSPDGQRILTASDDKTARLWDLQGREIAKFQGHEGVVITASFSPDGQRILTASDDKTARLWDLQGREIAKFQGHESLVITASFSPDGQRILTASSDNTARLWDLQGREIAKFQGHESLVITASFSPDGQRILTASSDKTARLWDLQGREIAKFQGHESTVITASFSPDGQRILTASSDKTARLWDLQGREIAKFQGHESLVITASFSPDGQRILTASSDKTARLWDLQGREIAKFQGHESTVITASFSPDGQRILTASSDNTARLWDLQGREIAKFQGHESTVITASFSPDGQRILTASSDNTARLWDLQGREIAKFQGHESTVITASFSPDGQRILTASDDNTARLWDLQGREIAKFQGHESTVITASFSPDGQRILTASDDNTARLWDLQGREIAKFQGHESTVITASFSPDGQRILTASSDNTARLWDLQGREIAKFQGHEGLVNTASFSPDGQRILTASSDNTARLWDLQGREIAKFQGHEGLVNTASFSPDGQRILTASDDKTARLWQVEGLEKLLARGCGWLRNYLTYAPNLSDGDKQVCEKE; encoded by the coding sequence ATTTCACCAGTGCTGCGTTTTAGTAAGTTTATTGAAACGGTTTTATTAAAAAAAGTTAGCGAAAATATTGTTATTTTTATTGATGAAATTGATAGTGTTTTAAGTCTGGCTTTTAATCTGGATGACTTTTTTGCAGTGATTCGGGATTGTTATAACCGACGGGCAGATCATCCTGAATATCATCGCATCACTTTTGCATTGATTGGGGTGTCTACTCCCTCAGATTTGATTCAAGATAAAGGACGCACGCCTTTTAATATTGGGAAAGCAATTGATTTAACAGGTTTTGAGTTAGATGAGGCTGAACCTTTGGCGCAGGGTTTGGCGGCGTTGGGGAATCCCCAAGAATTGATGGCGGCGGTGTTGGCGTGGACTGGTGGACAGCCGTTTTTAACCCAAAAAGTTTGTAATTTGTTGGTTGGGGATTGGGGACTGGGGATTGGGGAAGATGATGAGGGTGTAGAGGATGTTAAACAATCCAAAATCCAAAATCTAAAATCTAAAATTGCGGGGTTGGTGGAAGGTGTTGTCAGAAACCGAATTATTGAAAATTGGGAAGGACAAGATGAACCGGAGCATTTAAAGACAATTCGTGACAGAATCATGCGGAGTGGGGAACAGCGCACGGGGCGGCTTTTGGGGTTGTGTCAGCAAATTGTGCAGCAGGGTGAAATAGTTGCTGATGATAGTTATGACCAGATGACGCTGCGGTTGACTGGGTTGGTGGTCAGGCGGGATGGGAAGTTGCGAATTTATAACCGCATCTATGCAGAGGTGTTTCAGGAGGAATGGTGTAACAATCTTTTAGCTAAGTTGCGTCCATATTCTGTTGCTTTTAATGCTTGGGTGGCTGCTGATTATCAAGATGAATCGCGGTTGTTACGGGGACAAGCTTTGCAAGAGGCTTTGGCTTGGCGCATTGGTAAAGGTTTGACTGATGTTGATGACCGATTTTTAGATGCTAGTCAGGAATTAGCAAGAAAAGAATTTGAGCGAGATTTAGAACTAGCTAAGAAAGAACAAGCGATATTAGCCGCAGCGAATAAAACAGCTAGGCAAAGAGTGCAAATTGCCTCGGTGTTGTTGTGCGTTTCGGTGGTGGCTACGGTGGGGTTGGGAGTTTTGGCGGGGAGAAGTAATCAACAATTGGCTACGGCGAGAAGTGAACGGGATAAAATTGATAGTGAGAAACAACAAAAAGAGCAAGAACTAACAACGGCACAGCAGCGAATTGTCAATGCTAATCAGAAGGTGACTGATGCAGAGAAAAAGGTCAGAGATGCTGAGGCTAATTTAAAAAAGCAACAGCTAACTGCCAAGCAAAGACTAGATGCCACAAATCGACAACTGGCACAAGCACAAGACAAAGAAAAGCAAGCGCGGGGACAAGTAGACAAGGCACAAAACGACCTGCGAGAAGCGAAAGCACAACAGCAACAGGCTTTGGTGGGGTTAAAAACTGCGGAAGCACAGCAAAAACTGGCGCAAGATGATCTGAAAAAGACAGAAGCAGGGCGACAAGTTGCCTTGACAGGTACACGGCTGGAACGGTCAGGAGTCGCAAATATTAACCGCTTTGAATTTAATCAAATAGGGGCTTTGCTGGCAGCGATGCGGGATGGTCGAGAGCTAAAAAGTTTAATAGACAAGCAGGGAATTAAAAAACTCAAAGACTATCCTGCTGCTAGTCCTGTATTGGCTTTACAGACGATTTTAGATAGGGTGCGGGGCATGACAGTCATGGCTGGGCATGAGAGTATAGTCAATACTGCCAGTTTTAGCCCGGATGGGCAGCGCATCCTCACCGCCTCTTATGACAAGACAGCGCGGCTGTGGGACTTACAGGGCAGGGAAATTGCCAAGTTCCAGGGGCATGAGGGTCTAGTCAATACTGCCAGTTTTAGCCCGGATGGGCAGCGCATCCTCACCGCCTCAGATGACAACACAGCGCGGCTGTGGGACTTACAGGGCAGGGAAATTGCCAAGTTCCAGGGGCATGAGAGTGATGTCAATACTGCCAGTTTTAGCCCGGATGGGCAGCGCATCCTCACCGCCTCTTATGACAAGACAGCGCGGCTGTGGGACTTACAGGGCAGGGAAATTGCCAAGTTCCAGGGGCATGAGGGTGTAGTCATAACTGCCAGTTTTAGCCCGGATGGGCAGCGCATCCTCACCGCCTCAGATGACAAGACAGCGCGGCTGTGGGACTTACAGGGCAGGGAAATTGCCAAGTTCCAGGGGCATGAGGGTGTAGTCATAACTGCCAGTTTTAGCCCGGATGGGCAGCGCATCCTCACCGCCTCAGATGACAAGACAGCGCGGCTGTGGGACTTACAGGGCAGGGAAATTGCCAAGTTCCAGGGGCATGAGGGTGTAGTCATAACTGCCAGTTTTAGCCCGGATGGGCAGCGCATCCTCACCGCCTCAGATGACAAGACAGCGCGGCTGTGGGACTTACAGGGCAGGGAAATTGCCAAGTTCCAGGGGCATGAGAGTCTAGTCATAACTGCCAGTTTTAGCCCGGATGGGCAGCGCATCCTCACCGCCTCATCTGACAACACAGCGCGGCTGTGGGACTTACAGGGCAGGGAAATTGCCAAGTTCCAGGGGCATGAGAGTCTAGTCATAACTGCCAGTTTTAGCCCGGATGGGCAGCGCATCCTCACCGCCTCATCTGACAAGACAGCGCGGCTGTGGGACTTACAGGGCAGGGAAATTGCCAAGTTCCAGGGGCATGAGAGTACAGTCATAACTGCCAGTTTTAGCCCGGATGGGCAGCGCATCCTCACCGCCTCATCTGACAAGACAGCGCGGCTGTGGGACTTACAGGGCAGGGAAATTGCCAAGTTCCAGGGGCATGAGAGTCTAGTCATAACTGCCAGTTTTAGCCCGGATGGGCAGCGCATCCTCACCGCCTCATCTGACAAGACAGCGCGGCTGTGGGACTTACAGGGCAGGGAAATTGCCAAGTTCCAGGGGCATGAGAGTACAGTCATAACTGCCAGTTTTAGCCCGGATGGGCAGCGCATCCTCACCGCCTCATCTGACAACACAGCGCGGCTGTGGGACTTACAGGGCAGGGAAATTGCCAAGTTCCAGGGGCATGAGAGTACAGTCATAACTGCCAGTTTTAGCCCGGATGGGCAGCGCATCCTCACCGCCTCATCTGACAACACAGCGCGGCTGTGGGACTTACAGGGCAGGGAAATTGCCAAGTTCCAGGGGCATGAGAGTACAGTCATAACTGCCAGTTTTAGCCCGGATGGGCAGCGCATCCTCACCGCCTCAGATGACAACACAGCGCGGCTGTGGGACTTACAGGGCAGGGAAATTGCCAAGTTCCAGGGGCATGAGAGTACAGTCATAACTGCCAGTTTTAGCCCGGATGGGCAGCGCATCCTCACCGCCTCAGATGACAACACAGCGCGGCTGTGGGACTTACAGGGCAGGGAAATTGCCAAGTTCCAGGGGCATGAGAGTACAGTCATAACTGCCAGTTTTAGCCCGGATGGGCAGCGCATCCTCACCGCCTCATCTGACAACACAGCGCGGCTGTGGGACTTACAGGGCAGGGAAATTGCCAAGTTCCAGGGGCATGAGGGTCTAGTCAATACTGCCAGTTTTAGCCCGGATGGGCAGCGCATCCTCACCGCCTCATCTGACAACACAGCGCGGCTGTGGGACTTACAGGGCAGGGAAATTGCCAAGTTCCAGGGGCATGAGGGTCTAGTCAATACTGCCAGTTTTAGCCCGGATGGGCAGCGCATCCTCACCGCCTCAGATGACAAGACAGCGCGGCTGTGGCAGGTGGAAGGCTTGGAGAAATTACTGGCGCGGGGTTGTGGGTGGTTGCGTAACTATTTAACTTACGCGCCGAATTTAAGTGATGGTGATAAGCAGGTTTGCGAAAAGGAGTGA